One window of Chryseobacterium indologenes genomic DNA carries:
- a CDS encoding helix-turn-helix domain-containing protein — MLNDYKKYELFGKTLIQKIDMTGPFRYDFPVSEQACFLYVIKGEFQYKTDEQEFNVPTHYSLFLNCISSGKHIQNSNLESNCQVVIVTFYPDILKRIYDRELPSLLQRPVNMVSNQSSEKINNDFLIQKYVEGLLFYFENPSLINEDILILKLKEIMLLLAQSQNANAVQLILSQLFSPTTYSFKQIIEANLFSQLTIEQLAEKSNLSISSFKREFAKLYEDTPANYIRNKKLEKAAELLLISDERITDIALDCGFNDLATFTKNFSDKYHISPSAYRQERKEK, encoded by the coding sequence ATGCTGAATGATTACAAAAAATACGAATTATTTGGAAAGACCCTGATACAGAAAATTGATATGACGGGGCCATTCAGATATGATTTTCCGGTTTCGGAACAGGCCTGTTTTCTGTATGTGATCAAAGGAGAATTTCAATATAAAACAGATGAGCAGGAATTTAACGTTCCAACCCATTATTCCCTGTTTCTGAACTGTATCAGCTCAGGAAAGCATATTCAAAATTCAAATTTAGAAAGTAACTGCCAGGTCGTCATTGTAACCTTCTACCCTGATATCCTGAAAAGAATTTACGACAGAGAGTTGCCTTCATTACTGCAGAGACCTGTAAACATGGTTTCAAATCAATCCAGTGAGAAAATAAATAATGATTTTCTGATTCAAAAATATGTAGAAGGATTGCTTTTTTACTTTGAAAATCCTTCGCTCATTAATGAAGATATATTAATTCTTAAGCTAAAAGAGATCATGTTATTGCTGGCTCAGTCGCAGAATGCCAATGCAGTTCAATTGATTTTGTCTCAACTTTTCTCTCCAACCACTTATTCTTTTAAGCAAATCATTGAAGCCAACTTGTTTTCGCAGCTCACCATTGAACAGCTTGCAGAAAAAAGTAATCTGAGTATCTCATCCTTCAAAAGAGAATTCGCAAAACTTTATGAGGATACTCCTGCCAATTATATAAGAAACAAAAAGCTGGAAAAGGCCGCCGAACTACTTTTAATATCCGATGAACGGATTACTGATATTGCCCTTGACTGTGGGTTTAATGATCTGGCAACTTTTACAAAAAATTTCAGCGATAAATATCATATTTCCCCTTCAGCTTATCGTCAGGAACGGAAAGAAAAATAA
- a CDS encoding type IA DNA topoisomerase, translating into MKLCIAEKPSVARDIAKVLGATTPKQGYMEGNGYCVTWTFGHLCTLKEPHDYGPQFKSWNLFSLPIIPNSFGIKLIPNKGVENQFKVIEKLVEECDEVINCGDAGQEGELIQRWVLQKAKCNKPIQRLWISSLTEDAIKEGFASLKPAEDYKNLYLAGNARAIGDWLLGINATRLFTKKFGGNKAVLSIGRVQTPTLAMLVQRQKEIDAFTTEEYWELKTKYRDVIFNAAIDRLKTLERAEKGLEYLKVNPFEIVSFEIKEGKEKNPRLFDLTGLQVEANKKYGYSAENTLNYVQSLYEKKHVTYPRVDTTYLSDSLYPKIAGILQKMYPYQDLIAPLLEAPIPKSKAVFDDTKVTDHHAIIPTEIPPSQNLSREEKLIYDLIAKRFIAVFYPECKISNTLVEGKVGTIPFKTSGRQVLEAGWRAVYAKEPKEETTDKDKEKEEEQTIPEFIVGETGPHDPKIHQGKTTPPKPYTEATLLRAMETAGKQVEDEELREMLKNNGIGRPSTRANIIETLFKRKYIEKKRKNLIATQTGIQLIDTIEDELLKSPELTGEWESKLRRIEKGEYEANLFKEELIQMVTELTEKVVYGKGKVITLQEEEKEEVKEKKKREPAQKKELQSWEETKCPKCKEHNLIKGKTAVGCSDFKNCGFKITFEIFGKKLSDKQLLDLVLKGKTSKLKGFTTHPEAIAEGVLTLTDDFQTQLS; encoded by the coding sequence ATGAAATTATGTATTGCCGAGAAACCCAGTGTTGCCAGAGATATCGCCAAAGTATTGGGCGCTACCACGCCTAAACAGGGCTATATGGAAGGGAACGGCTATTGCGTGACATGGACGTTCGGACACCTTTGCACCCTGAAAGAGCCTCACGATTACGGTCCGCAGTTCAAATCCTGGAATCTTTTTTCACTGCCTATTATTCCCAACAGTTTTGGAATCAAGCTAATCCCGAATAAAGGCGTTGAAAATCAGTTTAAAGTTATTGAAAAATTGGTCGAAGAATGTGATGAGGTCATTAATTGCGGGGATGCCGGGCAGGAGGGAGAACTCATTCAGCGTTGGGTATTGCAGAAGGCAAAATGCAACAAACCCATTCAGCGTTTATGGATTTCTTCATTGACGGAAGATGCTATTAAAGAAGGTTTTGCAAGTTTAAAACCTGCAGAAGATTATAAAAATCTGTACCTGGCGGGAAATGCCAGAGCCATAGGGGACTGGTTATTGGGAATCAATGCTACCAGACTTTTTACTAAGAAATTTGGTGGCAATAAAGCTGTTCTTTCCATTGGAAGGGTACAGACTCCGACATTGGCTATGCTGGTTCAGCGTCAGAAAGAAATTGATGCCTTTACCACAGAAGAATATTGGGAATTGAAGACCAAATACCGTGATGTTATTTTCAATGCGGCGATCGATCGTTTAAAAACATTGGAACGGGCTGAAAAAGGACTGGAATACCTTAAAGTAAATCCATTTGAAATCGTTTCTTTTGAAATTAAAGAAGGAAAAGAAAAAAATCCACGGCTTTTTGATTTGACCGGACTTCAGGTAGAAGCCAATAAAAAATATGGATATTCAGCGGAAAATACATTGAATTATGTGCAAAGCCTTTATGAAAAGAAGCACGTAACCTATCCGCGTGTAGATACCACCTACTTATCAGATAGTTTATACCCGAAAATAGCAGGGATTCTTCAAAAAATGTACCCTTATCAGGATCTGATTGCTCCATTACTGGAAGCTCCGATTCCAAAATCAAAAGCTGTTTTCGATGATACAAAAGTAACGGATCACCATGCCATCATTCCTACGGAAATTCCACCTTCTCAAAATCTGAGCAGGGAAGAAAAGTTGATCTATGATCTGATTGCAAAACGTTTTATTGCTGTATTCTATCCGGAGTGTAAAATCTCCAATACGTTGGTAGAAGGAAAAGTAGGAACCATTCCTTTCAAAACCAGCGGAAGACAGGTTCTTGAAGCAGGATGGAGAGCCGTTTATGCCAAAGAGCCTAAAGAAGAAACCACGGATAAGGACAAAGAAAAAGAAGAAGAACAAACCATTCCAGAATTTATTGTAGGAGAAACCGGACCACATGATCCAAAGATTCACCAGGGAAAAACCACGCCTCCAAAACCCTACACGGAAGCAACTTTGCTGAGAGCAATGGAAACGGCCGGAAAACAGGTTGAAGATGAAGAACTGCGTGAAATGTTGAAGAACAACGGGATCGGAAGACCATCCACCCGCGCTAATATCATTGAAACCCTTTTCAAAAGAAAATACATCGAGAAAAAAAGGAAAAACCTCATCGCTACCCAAACCGGAATTCAGTTGATTGATACCATCGAAGACGAACTTTTAAAAAGTCCGGAACTGACTGGTGAATGGGAATCCAAACTTCGTAGAATAGAAAAAGGGGAGTATGAAGCCAACCTTTTCAAAGAAGAACTGATCCAGATGGTTACTGAACTTACCGAAAAAGTAGTGTACGGAAAAGGAAAAGTGATTACCCTTCAGGAAGAAGAAAAAGAAGAGGTAAAAGAGAAGAAAAAAAGAGAACCTGCACAGAAAAAAGAACTTCAGTCCTGGGAAGAAACGAAATGTCCGAAATGTAAAGAACATAATTTAATCAAAGGAAAAACAGCGGTAGGATGTTCCGATTTCAAAAATTGTGGTTTTAAAATCACCTTTGAAATTTTTGGTAAAAAGCTATCGGATAAACAGCTTTTAGATCTTGTTTTAAAAGGAAAAACTTCAAAATTAAAAGGTTTTACCACCCATCCGGAAGCTATTGCCGAAGGTGTTTTGACTTTGACTGACGATTTTCAGACACAACTCAGCTAA